A genomic segment from Mus musculus strain C57BL/6J chromosome 13, GRCm38.p6 C57BL/6J encodes:
- the Gm52030 gene encoding basic proline-rich protein-like — PPPPPPLPPPPPPPPPPPPPPPPPPPPPPPPPPPPPPPPPPPPPPPPPPPPKPPPPPPPPPPPPPPPPPPPPPKPPPPPPPPPPPPPPPPPPPPKPPPPPPPPPPPPPPPPPPPPPPPPPPPPPPPPPKPPPPPPPPPPPPPPPPPPPPPPPPPPPPPPPPPPPPPPPPPPPPPPPPPPPPPPPPPPPPPPPPPPPPPPPPPPPPPPPPPPPPPPPPPPPPPPPPPPPPPPPPPPPPPKPPPPPPPPPPPPPPPPPPPPPPPPPPPPPPPPPPPPPPPPPPPPPPPPPPPPPPPPPPPPPPPPPPPPPPPPPPPPPPPPPPPPPPPPPPPPPPPPPPPPPPPPPPPPPPPPPPPPPPPPPPPPPPPPPPPPPPPPPTPSPPPPPPPPPPPPTPPPPPPPPPPPPPPPPPPPPPPPPPPPPPPPPPPPPPPPPPPPPPPPPPPPPPPQPPPPPPPPPPLPPPPPPPHL, encoded by the coding sequence cctccaccaccaccacctctaccacctccacctccacctccaccaccacctccacctccaccacctccaccaccaccacctccacctccaccaccaccaccaccaccaccaccaccaccaccaccaccaccacctccacctccacctccaccaaaaccacctccaccaccaccacctccacctccaccaccaccacctccaccaccaccacctccaccaaaaccacctccaccaccaccacctccacctccaccacctccacctccacctccacctccaccaaaaccacctccaccaccaccacctccacctccaccacctccacctccacctccaccaccacctccacctccaccaccaccaccaccacctccacctccaccaaaaccacctccaccaccaccacctccacctccaccaccaccacctccaccaccaccacctccacctccacctccaccaccacctccacctccaccaccacctccacctccaccaccacctccaccaccaccacctccacctccaccaccacctccacctccacctccaccaccaccaccaccacctccacctccaccaccaccaccacctccacctccaccaccaccaccaccaccaccaccaccaccaccaccacctccaccaccaccaccaccaccaccaccaccaccaccaccaccaccaccaccacctccacctccccctcccccaaaaccacctccaccaccaccacctccacctccaccaccaccacctccaccaccaccacctccacctccacctccaccaccacctccacctccaccaccacctccacctccacctccaccaccaccacctccacctccaccaccacctccaccaccaccaccacctccacctccaccacctccaccaccaccgcctccaccaccaccaccaccaccaccacctccaccaccaccacctccacctccaccaccaccacctccacctccacctcctccaccaccacctccacctccaccaccacctccacctccaccaccaccacctccacctccacctccaccaccacctccacctccaccacctccacctccaccacctccacctccacctccacctccacctccaccaccaccaactccatctccaccaccacctccacctccacctccaccaccaccaactccacctccacctccaccacctccacctccacctccacctccacctccaccaccacctccacctccaccacctccaccacctccaccaccaccacctccaccacctccacctccaccaccaccacctccaccacctccaccacctccaccaccaccaccacctcaaccacctccaccaccacctccaccaccacctctaccacctccaccacctccaccacatCTTtaa